In Nymphaea colorata isolate Beijing-Zhang1983 chromosome 5, ASM883128v2, whole genome shotgun sequence, one genomic interval encodes:
- the LOC116254357 gene encoding flowering-promoting factor 1-like protein 5 → MAGVWTFRHGVVRRMACPSSMEAATDDGKEASWSKRRVLVHVATGQVVSSNEQLERYLLGLGWERYYHGGAPAAGRPDLIQFHRSPETADLISVPSDFARFKSTHMFDIVVKNRLHFQVREI, encoded by the coding sequence ATGGCAGGGGTGTGGACGTTCAGGCACGGGGTGGTGAGGAGGATGGCGTGCCCGTCAAGCATGGAGGCGGCGACGGACGACGGCAAGGAGGCGAGTTGGTCGAAGAGGCGCGTCCTGGTGCACGTCGCCACCGGCCAGGTGGTGTCGTCCAACGAGCAGCTCGAGCGCTACCTGCTGGGGCTCGGGTGGGAGCGGTACTACCACGGCGGTGCACCGGCAGCCGGACGGCCGGATCTAATTCAGTTCCACCGCTCGCCGGAGACCGCGGACCTCATCTCCGTCCCCTCCGACTTCGCCAGGTTCAAGTCCACCCACATGTTCGACATCGTCGTCAAGAACCGCCTCCATTTCCAGGTTCGCGAGATCTGA
- the LOC116254097 gene encoding elicitor-responsive protein 1-like → MARGMLEVFLVDAKGLNNTELMGKMDPYVLIQCRGHESKSSVARGQGSNPKWNEKFIFPVHFPKVDDPCKLVLRILDEDTFSNDDFVGETTIYLTDLILSGEVNGVAEEKVRPYNVLLADRTYGGQIRVGLTFTFTGEDTEVQKSCADPEEEFGGWKHSSLD, encoded by the exons atggCTCGTGGAATGCTGGAGGTTTTTCTGGTCGATGCGAAGGGTCTCAATAACACCGAATTGATGG GGAAGATGGACCCGTATGTTCTGATCCAGTGCAGGGGCCATGAAAGCAAGAGCTCCGTCGCCAGAG GCCAAGGAAGCAACCCAAAATGGAACGAGAAGTTCATATTTCCAGTACACTTTCCTAAAGTTGATGATCCCTGCAAGCTCGTGCTAAGGATCTTAGACGAGGACACCTTCTCTAACGATGATTTCGTTGGCGAAACTAC GATATACTTGACAGACTTGATCTTATCAGGAGAAGTAAATGGTGTAGCTGAAGAAAAAGTTCGTCCTTATAATGTCCTTCTAGCAGACCGTACATACGGAGGCCAGATTCGAGTTGGTCTAACATTTACATTTACG GGAGAGGATACGGAAGTGCAGAAAAGTTGTGCTGATCCAGAAGAGGAATTTGGTGGGTGGAAACACAGTTCATTGGACTAG